The Bombus vancouverensis nearcticus chromosome 12, iyBomVanc1_principal, whole genome shotgun sequence genome contains a region encoding:
- the LOC117155037 gene encoding uncharacterized protein LOC117155037, which translates to MSQRRMDPRISPVHSPEGGGSNRVGLFSLWKCPSICDAQGRRFLACISATLTMAMVGTVYGWTNTSFVPLTSGIGDVPLRLTHDEYSWSVSLTVLSSMIGSLLAAQLADRIGRKYCLIACSLVFAIGWLYMYSANSVPELYIARGILGIGVGIARTINPMFVSEVADIKQRGHLSTLIAANVYFGSLLTYVTGPSLTYTSHLLALAGISAISTLPLMCLRETPYFLVAKGKKERACRSIAYYKGIEDPDQVKVELRALRAEARYGIHQESRRDLTPPYSINLPSPLSRDLPPPYNILFPPLSIRDLPPPYRSISPSRSIRETHLEPTREVVGPEATPDLDLPSSSDSHSQSIPSVHSKFKCEVRTQATGELRVEYSRDSHGLPLQTTRELHSQSASDLHRPSTSQIHRPPTSQIHPDPTCEIHQASTSRIHRPPTSQIHPDPTCEVHQASTSQIHRPSTSQILPERRSELHSQTRSDLHTPTRVDSRASTDMSEPYMDLTKYTCLEKLRAILQRSNKRALFIVLGLIMTQHLSAKLTATQYLQDFINRKRASIGGYNALICVDVICLVSSYLTAFTVNCCGGRILLILSTFWTSYVSFVLSFHFFKTEHKSDDFNNPTYSLVHLILYQVVFQIGLGTLPNVFLCDLFPTKLKGIVGAIVVIFDGIIGFTASKLNQVIADNIGSSVNYKIYTTSCCVAFLMTILWVPETRGKTYREIEALLVGENLNGPNEEVSSDEMDSSEI; encoded by the exons ATGTCCCAGCGTAGGATG GATCCCAGGATCTCTCCTGTGCACTCGCCTGAGGGCGGAGGTTCAAATCGTGTCGGTTTATTTTCGCTATGGAAATGTCCTAGTATCTGCGACGCACAAGGCCGGCGATTTCTGGCATGTATTTCCG CAACCCTAACCATGGCCATGGTCGGTACAGTCTACGGATGGACAAACACTTCATTTGTCCCTCTAACAAGTGGAATCGGCGACGTGCCGCTAAGGTTAACACACGACGAATATTCATGGAGCGTTTCTTTGACAGTACTTAGTTCAATGATCGGTTCACTTCTGGCTGCGCAGTTGGCCGATCGCATCGGTCGTAAATATTGCCTCATTGCATGCAGCTTAGTGTTCGCCATTGGCTGGCTCTACATGTACTCCGCAAATTCTGTGCCAGAGCTATACATTGCCAGAGGGATACTCGGTATAGGCGTCGGTATTGCCCGCACGATAAATCCCATGTTCGTGTCAGAAGTCGCCGACATCAAACAAAGAGGACACTTGAGTACTCTAATCGCAGCGAACGTATATTTCGGGTCACTACTAACCTACGTTACTGGACCCTCGCTGACGTACACGTCACACCTGCTGGCTCTTGCAGGAATATCCGCTATATCCACCTTGCCGCTCATGTGCTTACGCGAAACTCCGTATTTCTTGGTGGCAAAAGGTAAAAAGGAACGAGCCTGCAGGTCGATAGCATATTACAAAGGCATCGAAGATCCTGACCAAGTAAAAGTCGAACTACGTGCTCTGCGCGCAGAAGCCAGATACGGAATACACCAAGAATCCAGGAGAGATTTAACCCCACCGTACAGTATCAATTTGCCCTCACCATTAAGTAGAGATTTACCCCCACCGTACAATATCCTTTTCCCCCCACTATCAATTAGAGATTTACCCCCACCGTACAGAAGCATTTCACCCTCACGATCTATACGTGAAACACACTTAGAGCCCACACGGGAAGTAGTAGGCCCAGAAGCCACGCCCGATTTAGACTTACCATCCAGTAGCGACTCACACTCACAATCCATACCCTCAGTACACTCAAAATTCAAATGCGAAGTACGTACACAAGCCACGGGCGAATTACGCGTAGAATACTCGCGCGACTCGCACGGACTACCACTCCAAACCACGCGCGAATTACACTCACAGTCCGCAAGCGACTTGCACCGACCATCCACTAGCCAAATACACCGGCCCCCGACAAGCCAAATACACCCAGACCCCACATGCGAAATACACCAAGCATCCACTAGCCGAATACACCGTCCCCCGACAAGCCAAATACACCCAGACCCCACATGCGAAGTACACCAAGCATCCACAAGCCAAATACACCGACCATCCACCAGCCAAATACTCCCGGAAAGGAGAAGCGAATTACACTCACAAACTAGAAGCGATTTACACACACCAACCAGAGTGGATTCACGAGCATCAACGGACATGTCTGAGCCATACATGGATTTAACTAAATATACCTGTTTAGAAAAGCTGCGAGCAATACTACAACGAAGCAACAAGAGAGCTCTGTTTATCGTGCTTGGCTTGATCATGACACAACATCTTAGCGCAAAATTGACCGCTACGCAGTACCTGCAAGATTTCATTAACAGAAAAAGGGCCTCCATCGGTGGATACAACGCGTTGATTTGTGTCGATGTTATCTGCCTTGTATCTAGCTATTTAACCGCGTTCACAGTGAATTGCTGTGGAGGAAGAATACTTTTGATTCTGTCTACGTTTTGGACGTCTTAtgtatcgtttgttttatcatttcattttttcaaaacTGAACATAAGTCTGACGATTTCAACAACCCTACATATTCCCTTGTCcatttaattttgtatcaagtAGTGTTTCAAATTGGTTTAGGTACGTTACCCAATGTTTTCCTATGCGATTTATTTCCTACGAAACTAAAAGGCATTGTTGGTGCCATCGTTGTGATTTTCGATGGTATAATTGGTTTTACCGCGTCGAAACTGAATCAAGTGATTGCCGATAATATAGGATCGTCTGTAAATTACAAGATCTACACGACATCATGCTGTGTGGCATTTCTGATGACGATCTTATGGGTACCGGAAACAAGAGGAAAAACATATAGAGAGATTGAAGCGCTTCTAGTTGGTGAAAATTTGAATGGACCGAATGAAGAAGTTAGCAGCGATGAAATGGATAGTAGTGAAATATGA
- the LOC117155038 gene encoding uncharacterized protein LOC117155038 — protein sequence MSESTTVPRNSPGYSPEGGGLDPDRSSPQGKCPSPCILQSRQFLACISGTITMCLVGTVYGWTNSSFVPLTSGIGDVPLRLTHDEYSWSVSLTVLSSMIGSLLAVQLADRIGRKYCLVACSIMFTIGWIDMYFATSVRTLYFARGILGIGIGIARTINPMFVSEVADIKRRGQLSTLIAANVHFGSLLTYVTGSLTYTSHLLALAGISAISILLLMCLRETPYFLVAKGKREQACKSIAYYKGIEDPDQVNVVLRDLRAEARYGLDLRSRRDLPPPYSTLFPLQSTRDLPPPYRSNLPSQSIRETHSDPTREVVGTEATSDLNLPSSSDSHSQSITSVHSKFKCEVRTQATGELRVEYTRVSHGLPLQTPRELHSQSASDLHRPSTSQIHRPLTSQIHQASTSEKHPEATCEIHPETTSEILPEITNDIHRPSTSQINRPSTREIPPEITREIHPEATSEIHPVTISGIHQETTSEIHPEATSEIPPEITREIHPEATNETHPETTSEIHPETTSEIHPETTNEIHRPSTSQTHRPSTSEIPPQITREIHPEATGEIHPETISGIHQEATSEIHPEATSETHPETTSEIHPEATSEIHPETTREIHPETTIEIHRPSTSQIHQPSISQILPETRSELHSQARSDLHTPTRVDSRASTAMSEPYIDVTKYTCLEKLRAILRRSNKTALFIMLGLIMTQHLSGNVTATQHLRDFISRKATSMGLNDILICVELIRLLSSYLTAFIVDCCGRKRHVTLTTAGTGYISIILSMTFLAPDDMSDKSFVSFLPLIFLIPHLVVFHIGLGTLLNVFLCDLFPTKLIGFVGAIVVIFDGIIGFTVSKVTQVIADNIRAFGNYAFFATSCCMVFLMTTLWLPETRGKTYNEIEALLASEILIH from the exons ATGTCCGAGAGTACAACG GTTCCTAGGAACTCTCCTGGTTACTCGCCTGAGGGCGGAGGTTTAGATCCTGATCGATCATCTCCGCAAGGGAAATGTCCTAGTCCCTGCATCTTACAAAGCCGGCAATTTCTAGCATGTATTTCCG GAACGATAACCATGTGCTTGGTCGGTACAGTCTACGGATGGACAAACTCTTCATTTGTCCCTCTAACAAGTGGAATCGGCGACGTGCCGCTAAGGTTAACACACGACGAATATTCATGGAGCGTTTCTTTGACAGTACTTAGTTCAATGATCGGTTCACTTCTGGCTGTGCAGTTGGCCGATCGCATCGGTCGTAAATACTGCCTTGTTGCATGCAGCATAATGTTCACCATAGGCTGGATCGACATGTACTTCGCAACTTCTGTGCGAACGCTATACTTTGCCCGGGGGATTCTCGGTATAGGCATCGGTATAGCTCGCACGATAAATCCCATGTTCGTGTCAGAAGTCGCCGACATCAAACGCAGAGGACAATTGAGTACTCTGATCGCAGCGAACGTACATTTCGGGTCACTACTAACCTACGTTACTGGCTCGCTGACGTACACGTCACACCTGCTGGCTCTTGCAGGAATATCCGCTATATCAATCTTGCTGCTCATGTGCTTACGCGAAACTCCGTATTTCTTGGTGGCAAAAGGTAAAAGGGAGCAAGCATGCAAGTCGATAGCATATTACAAAGGCATCGAAGATCCTGACCAAGTGAATGTCGTACTACGTGACCTACGCGCAGAAGCCAGATACGGATTAGACCTACGATCCAGGAGAGACTTACCCCCACCGTACAGTACCCTTTTCCCCCTACAATCAACTAGAGATTTACCCCCACCGTACAGAAGCAATTTACCCTCACAATCTATACGCGAAACACACTCAGACCCCACACGGGAAGTAGTAGGCACAGAAGCCACGTCCGATTTAAACTTACCATCCAGTAGCGACTCACACTCACAATCCATAACCTCAGTACACTCAAAATTCAAATGCGAAGTACGTACACAAGCCACGGGCGAATTACGCGTAGAATACACGCGCGTCTCGCACGGACTACCACTCCAAACCCCGCGCGAATTACACTCACAATCCGCAAGCGACTTGCACCGGCCATCCACTAGCCAAATACACCGGCCCCTGACAAGCCAAATACACCAAGCATCCACAAGCGAAAAGCATCCAGAAGCAACATGCGAAATACACCCAGAAACCACAAGCGAAATACTCCCAGAAATCACAAACGATATACATCGACCATCCACAAGCCAAATAAACCGTCCATCCACAAGGGAAATACCTCCAGAAATCACAAGAGAAATACACCCAGAAGCAACAAGCGAAATACACCCAGTAACCATAAGCGGAATACACCAAGAAACAACAAGCGAAATACACCCAGAAGCAACTAGCGAAATACCTCCAGAAATCACAAGAGAAATACACCCAGAAGCAACAAACGAAACGCACCCAGAAAccacaagcgaaatacacccagaaaccacaagcgaaatacaccCAGAAACCACAAACGAAAtacaccgaccatccacaagccaaacacaccgaccatccacaagcgaaATACCTCCACAAATCACAAGAGAAATACACCCAGAAGCAACAGGCGAAATACACCCAGAAACCATAAGCGGAATACACCAAGAAGCAACAAGCGAAATACACCCAGAAGCAACAAGCGAAACACACCCAGAAACCACAAGCGAAATACATCCAGAAGCAACAAGCGAAATACACCCAGAAACCACAAGAGAAATACACCCAGAAACCACAATCGAAAtacaccgaccatccacaagcCAAATACACCAACCATCCATCAGCCAAATACTCCCAGAAACGAGAAGCGAATTACACTCACAAGCCAGAAGCGATTTACACACACCAACCAGAGTGGATTCACGAGCATCAACGGCCATGTCTGAGCCATACATAGATGTAACTAAATATACCTGTTTAGAAAAGCTGCGAGCAATACTACGACGAAGCAACAAGACAGCTCTGTTTATCATGCTTGGCTTGATCATGACACAACATCTTAGCGGTAACGTCACCGCTACGCAGCACCTGCGAGATTTCATTAGCAGAAAAGCGACCTCTATGGGTCTAAACGACATATTGATTTGTGTCGAGCTTATCCGCCTTTTATCTAGCTATTTAACCGCGTTTATAGTGGATTGTTGTGGAAGAAAAAGACATGTGACTCTGACTACGGCTGGGACGGGGTATATATCGATTATTTTATCAATGACTTTTCTCGCACCTGATGATATGTCTGACAAATCCTTCGTGTCTTTTCTTCCCCTTATCTTTTTAATTCCGCATCTAGTAGTGTTTCACATTGGTTTAGGTACGTTACTCAATGTTTTCCTATGTGACTTATTTCCTACGAAACTGATAGGCTTTGTTGGTGCCATCGTTGTGATTTTCGATGGTATAATTGGTTTTACCGTGTCGAAAGTGACTCAAGTGATTGCCGATAATATAAGAGCGTTTGGGAATTACGCGTTCTTCGCGACATCATGCTGTATGGTATTTCTGATGACGACCTTATGGTTACCGGAAACAAGAGGAAAAACATATAACGAGATTGAAGCGCTTCTAGCTagtgaaattttaattcattga